One window of the Pseudomonas knackmussii B13 genome contains the following:
- a CDS encoding LysR family transcriptional regulator, which produces MDLRDLAYFETIAELGHLGRAADRLGRSQPALTKSIQRLEQSLGASLFQRDGRRIRLTPAGELMLQRARQLRQSVEETRREVRDFASGVVGNIRLGCAATMAEYLLPRLVEELLARAPDVTISLVLGQDDLLRESLRGGRLDMAICSRILDDPQLLSEPLLQDQVVVVASREHPLFDSPIGIADLCRYRWVLPSTAVSSRRWIDATFQGHGLPSPQVQIETNAIPMLPRLIARTRLLSFMARETLGGGHGVDQLREVPLAETTLDRSIGLAVRDGAYLSPAAQLLRDMLREHAARFVL; this is translated from the coding sequence ATGGACCTGCGCGATCTCGCCTACTTCGAAACCATCGCCGAACTCGGTCACCTCGGCCGCGCCGCCGACCGCCTGGGGCGCAGCCAGCCGGCGCTGACCAAGAGCATCCAGCGCCTGGAGCAATCGCTCGGCGCCAGCCTGTTCCAGCGCGACGGCCGGCGCATCCGCCTGACCCCGGCGGGCGAGCTGATGCTGCAGCGCGCCCGCCAGCTGCGCCAGAGCGTCGAGGAAACCCGCCGCGAGGTGCGCGACTTCGCCAGCGGCGTGGTCGGCAACATCCGCCTGGGCTGCGCCGCGACCATGGCCGAATACCTGTTGCCGCGCCTGGTGGAAGAGTTGCTGGCGCGGGCGCCGGACGTGACCATCAGCCTGGTCCTCGGCCAGGACGACCTGCTGCGCGAGTCCCTGCGTGGCGGCCGCCTGGACATGGCGATCTGTTCGCGCATCCTCGACGACCCGCAGCTGCTGAGCGAACCGCTGCTGCAGGACCAGGTGGTGGTGGTCGCCAGCCGCGAGCACCCGCTGTTCGACAGCCCCATCGGCATCGCCGACCTGTGCCGCTACCGCTGGGTACTGCCGTCGACGGCGGTGTCCTCGCGGCGCTGGATCGATGCCACCTTCCAAGGGCACGGGCTGCCGTCGCCGCAGGTGCAGATCGAGACCAACGCCATTCCCATGCTGCCGCGGCTGATCGCGCGCACCCGCCTGCTCAGCTTCATGGCCCGGGAAACCCTGGGCGGCGGTCACGGTGTGGACCAGTTGCGCGAGGTGCCCCTGGCGGAAACCACCCTCGACCGCAGCATCGGCCTGGCCGTGCGCGACGGTGCCTACCTGTCGCCGGCGGCGCAGTTGCTGCGGGACATGCTGCGCGAGCACGCGGCGCGGTTCGTCCTGTAG
- a CDS encoding LysR family transcriptional regulator, with the protein MDIRQLAAFVAVFEERNITAAAQRLFVSQPTLSVTIRQLEEALGATLFVRQARGVEVSEAARALYPRARALLADAEALRGMFRHAETRRPLHLGVEGDISSAQIERFVAMAYAGVPNLLLHLQEGCVGDARLAVEEFCCEEELFLPVWDDPYVLALPADVRETSDKGWITCPAHPSHQRLMSAYGNERVVAQADSLKLALHLVRAGIGAALLPASLLEGVAGVRQGKLQVPLPVRRIGLCYAAQSLEKPAVRELYDYLRATPAA; encoded by the coding sequence ATGGATATTCGTCAGCTCGCTGCCTTCGTCGCCGTCTTCGAAGAGCGCAACATCACCGCCGCGGCGCAGCGCCTTTTCGTCAGCCAGCCAACGCTTTCGGTGACCATCCGGCAACTGGAAGAAGCCCTCGGCGCCACGCTTTTCGTCCGCCAGGCGCGCGGCGTCGAGGTCAGCGAAGCGGCCCGCGCGCTCTATCCGCGAGCGCGCGCATTGCTGGCCGATGCCGAGGCATTGCGCGGCATGTTCCGCCATGCCGAAACCCGGCGTCCGCTGCACCTGGGCGTGGAAGGCGATATCAGCTCAGCGCAGATCGAGCGATTCGTCGCCATGGCCTACGCCGGCGTGCCCAACCTGCTGCTGCACTTGCAGGAAGGCTGCGTCGGCGATGCGCGGCTGGCGGTGGAGGAGTTCTGCTGCGAGGAAGAACTGTTCCTGCCGGTGTGGGACGATCCCTACGTGCTCGCGTTGCCCGCCGATGTGCGCGAGACCAGCGACAAGGGGTGGATCACCTGCCCGGCGCACCCCTCGCACCAGCGGCTGATGAGCGCCTATGGCAACGAGCGGGTGGTGGCCCAGGCGGACTCGCTGAAGCTGGCGTTGCATCTGGTTCGCGCCGGCATAGGTGCGGCGCTGTTGCCGGCGTCTCTGCTGGAGGGCGTTGCCGGCGTGCGCCAGGGCAAGCTGCAGGTGCCGCTGCCGGTGCGGCGCATTGGCCTCTGTTACGCCGCCCAGTCGCTGGAGAAGCCCGCGGTGCGTGAGCTGTACGACTACCTCCGGGCGACGCCGGCTGCTTGA
- a CDS encoding MerR family transcriptional regulator, with protein MKIGELAKRSGLAASRIRFYEAAGLLETVQRQANGYREYPPQALRQLDLIRSAQQAGFSLEEIRQLQPPGGAIDGDHTRLLEGLKRKVAEIEQLQERLARNREQLLTFIDGIENKPDGMGCEANAERLLAGIRERAALE; from the coding sequence ATGAAGATCGGCGAACTGGCCAAGCGCAGCGGGCTCGCGGCCTCGCGCATCCGCTTCTACGAAGCTGCCGGCCTGCTCGAAACGGTGCAGCGGCAGGCCAATGGTTATCGCGAATACCCGCCGCAGGCGCTGCGCCAGCTGGACCTCATCCGCAGCGCGCAGCAGGCCGGCTTCAGCCTGGAGGAAATCCGCCAGCTGCAACCGCCGGGCGGCGCCATCGACGGCGACCACACGCGCCTGCTCGAAGGGCTGAAGCGCAAGGTGGCGGAAATCGAGCAGCTTCAGGAGCGCCTGGCGCGCAACCGCGAGCAGTTGCTGACCTTCATCGACGGTATCGAGAACAAGCCCGATGGCATGGGCTGCGAGGCCAACGCCGAGCGGCTGCTGGCCGGCATCCGCGAGCGTGCGGCGCTGGAGTGA
- the arfB gene encoding alternative ribosome rescue aminoacyl-tRNA hydrolase ArfB, protein MLQISNTVQIPDAEIELNAIRAQGAGGQNVNKVSSAVHLRFDIRASSLPEFYKERLLALSDQRISSDGVVVIKAQQYRTQEQNREDALNRLAELIRSVAKVEKKRKATRPTLGSKTRRLEGKSKRGAIKAGRGKVDY, encoded by the coding sequence ATGCTGCAGATTTCCAACACCGTGCAGATCCCCGATGCCGAGATCGAGTTGAACGCCATCCGCGCCCAGGGCGCCGGCGGGCAGAACGTCAACAAGGTGTCCAGCGCCGTTCACCTGCGCTTTGACATCCGCGCCTCTTCGCTGCCGGAGTTCTACAAGGAACGCTTGCTGGCGCTGAGCGACCAGCGCATCAGCAGCGATGGCGTGGTGGTGATAAAGGCCCAGCAGTACCGCACCCAGGAGCAGAACCGCGAGGACGCCCTGAATCGCCTGGCCGAGCTGATCCGCTCGGTGGCCAAGGTCGAGAAGAAGCGCAAGGCGACCCGCCCGACCCTGGGCTCCAAGACCCGCCGCCTGGAGGGCAAGAGCAAGCGCGGGGCGATCAAGGCGGGGCGGGGGAAGGTGGATTACTGA
- a CDS encoding AraC family transcriptional regulator produces MARATPPDLSDTQVPLRGLARSYPRGLYIEPHEHEWGQVLYAMSGLMWLETPQEALLLPPQRAVWLPPGVPHGIRVVSELQMRNIYLRPSLSGVLEERVQVFEVDALLRELILRLVEQEKQTDPEYYRALSDLCVLELRRARSSLPRIALPEDDDRRLLALCQAVMANPSAEIPFEQHAADAGASVRTLARLFQRSLGMGFAAWRRQVQLATAVAALSAGTPISRIAHDLGYTPGAFSEMFRRELGVAPSEYLAAP; encoded by the coding sequence ATGGCCCGCGCCACCCCGCCCGACCTCAGCGATACCCAGGTACCCCTGCGCGGCCTGGCCCGCAGCTACCCGCGCGGGCTGTACATCGAGCCGCACGAGCACGAGTGGGGGCAGGTGCTCTACGCCATGTCCGGGTTGATGTGGCTGGAAACCCCGCAGGAAGCGCTGCTGCTGCCGCCGCAGCGGGCGGTCTGGCTGCCGCCGGGCGTGCCCCACGGCATCCGCGTGGTCAGCGAGTTGCAGATGCGCAACATCTACCTGCGGCCCAGCCTGTCCGGGGTGCTGGAGGAGCGCGTGCAGGTGTTCGAGGTCGACGCCCTGCTGCGCGAGCTGATCCTGCGTCTGGTGGAGCAGGAAAAGCAGACCGATCCGGAGTATTACCGCGCCCTCTCCGATCTCTGCGTGCTGGAACTGCGCCGCGCCCGCAGCAGCCTGCCGCGCATTGCGCTCCCCGAAGACGACGACCGCCGCCTGCTCGCCCTGTGCCAGGCGGTAATGGCCAACCCCAGCGCGGAAATCCCCTTCGAGCAACACGCCGCCGACGCCGGCGCCAGCGTGCGCACCCTCGCCCGCCTGTTCCAGCGCAGCCTGGGCATGGGCTTCGCCGCCTGGCGCCGCCAGGTGCAGTTGGCCACGGCCGTAGCTGCGCTATCCGCGGGTACGCCGATCAGCCGCATCGCCCACGACCTGGGCTACACCCCGGGCGCCTTCAGCGAGATGTTCCGCCGCGAACTGGGGGTGGCGCCTTCGGAGTATCTGGCGGCTCCGTAG
- a CDS encoding MliC family protein has product MKKAFWLLAAAVPVLLAACGGGGEKPVAPTDALVLPGDAKLDTRSVDYKCDDGRTISVRYLNKGDNHLAVVPVSDSSSLVFANVISGSGAKYAAAQYVWWTKGQEATLYKDWKGGEPADGLACRER; this is encoded by the coding sequence ATGAAAAAAGCATTCTGGCTGCTGGCTGCCGCCGTTCCCGTGTTGCTGGCCGCCTGTGGTGGCGGTGGAGAGAAACCCGTCGCGCCGACCGACGCCCTGGTCTTGCCCGGCGACGCCAAGCTGGACACGCGCAGCGTCGACTACAAGTGCGACGACGGCCGCACCATCAGCGTTCGCTACCTGAACAAGGGTGATAACCACCTGGCAGTGGTGCCGGTGAGCGACAGCTCCAGCCTGGTCTTCGCCAACGTCATCTCCGGCTCCGGCGCCAAGTACGCCGCGGCACAGTACGTGTGGTGGACCAAGGGCCAGGAAGCCACCCTGTACAAGGACTGGAAGGGCGGCGAGCCGGCCGACGGCTTAGCCTGTCGGGAGCGCTGA
- a CDS encoding NADH:flavin oxidoreductase/NADH oxidase family protein: MSPFQPLQLPNGSEIPNRLAKAAMEENLADADQGPSAELLRLYQAWADGGAGLLLSGNVMVDRRAMTGPGGVVLEDERQLEKFRRWAAVGRSRGAQFWLQINHPGRQVQVNLGQGAWGPSAVPLEMGRFSKMFAVPREMTEADIADVISRFARTAVLAEKAGFSGVQVHAAHGYLLSQFLSPISNKRQDRWGGSLENRARLLLEVVRAVRAKVSPGFSVAVKINSADFQRGGFDASDARQVISWLNDEAVDLVELSGGSYEAPAMQGDARDGRTLAREAYFLEFAREMLGAARMPLMVTGGIRRLAVAEQVLDSGLAMVGMGTALAIDPRLPEHWRGGRERSAELPAIRWRSKPLAALAYMALVKLQIRRLGAGRQPQPEASPLRALIIEQLRSARRTRQYRRWMDKLAG; the protein is encoded by the coding sequence ATGTCCCCGTTCCAGCCGCTGCAACTGCCCAACGGCAGCGAAATCCCCAACCGCCTGGCCAAGGCCGCCATGGAGGAGAACCTCGCCGATGCCGACCAGGGGCCTTCCGCCGAACTGCTGCGCCTCTACCAGGCCTGGGCCGACGGCGGCGCCGGGCTGCTGCTCAGCGGCAACGTGATGGTCGACCGCCGCGCCATGACCGGGCCGGGCGGGGTGGTGCTGGAGGACGAGCGGCAGCTGGAGAAATTCCGTCGCTGGGCCGCGGTCGGGCGTTCGCGCGGCGCGCAGTTCTGGTTGCAGATCAACCACCCGGGCCGCCAGGTGCAGGTCAACCTCGGGCAGGGCGCCTGGGGACCCTCGGCGGTGCCGCTGGAGATGGGCCGCTTCTCGAAGATGTTCGCCGTACCGCGGGAGATGACCGAGGCGGACATCGCGGACGTCATCTCCCGCTTCGCCCGCACCGCCGTGCTCGCCGAGAAGGCCGGATTCAGCGGCGTGCAGGTGCACGCGGCGCACGGCTACCTGCTCAGCCAGTTCCTCTCGCCGATCAGCAACAAGCGCCAGGACCGCTGGGGCGGCTCCCTGGAGAACCGCGCCCGCCTGCTGCTTGAGGTGGTTCGCGCGGTGCGTGCGAAGGTGTCGCCGGGCTTCAGCGTGGCGGTCAAGATCAACTCGGCGGACTTCCAGCGTGGCGGGTTCGACGCCAGCGATGCGCGCCAGGTGATCAGCTGGCTGAACGATGAAGCGGTCGATCTGGTCGAGCTTTCCGGCGGCAGCTATGAGGCGCCGGCGATGCAGGGTGATGCCCGCGATGGCCGCACCTTGGCGCGTGAAGCCTACTTCCTTGAATTCGCCCGCGAGATGCTCGGCGCCGCGCGCATGCCGCTGATGGTCACCGGCGGCATCCGCCGCCTGGCGGTCGCCGAGCAAGTGCTGGACAGCGGCCTGGCGATGGTCGGCATGGGCACCGCCCTGGCCATCGACCCGCGCCTGCCGGAGCACTGGCGCGGCGGCCGCGAGCGCAGCGCCGAGCTGCCGGCGATCCGCTGGCGCTCTAAGCCCCTGGCCGCGCTGGCCTACATGGCCCTGGTCAAGCTGCAGATCCGCCGCCTCGGCGCCGGCCGCCAACCACAGCCGGAAGCCTCGCCGCTGCGCGCGCTGATCATCGAACAGCTGCGCAGCGCGCGACGCACCCGCCAGTACCGGCGCTGGATGGACAAGCTGGCCGGTTAA
- a CDS encoding amino acid permease — protein sequence MSRDTQHAGQLQRGLKNRHIQLIALGGAIGTGLFLGSAGVLKSAGPSMLLGYAIAGLIAFLIMRQLGEMIVEEPVAGSFSHFAHKYWGGFAGFLSGWNCWVLYILVGMSELTAVGKYIHYWWPDVPTWVSAALFFVLVNAINLFNVKAFGEAEFWFAIIKVVAIVGMIALGSWLLVSGHGGEQATVSNLWSHGGFFPNGISGLVMAMAIIMFSFGGLEMLGFTAAEADQPKTVIPKAINQVIWRILIFYVGALGVLLSLTPWDTLLQTLSSAGDPYSSSPFVQIFSLLGSGTAAHILNFVVLTAALSVYNSGTYCNGRMLVGLAEQGDAPCSLARVDGRGVPVRALLVSAAVTFLAVLVNYLMPARALELLMSLVVAALVINWAMISLAHLKFRAHMQRRGVQTLFRALWYPFGNWLCLAFVAFILVVMLLTPGIQVSVYAIPVWLLVMFACYRLKRSPAARPSMALAE from the coding sequence ATGTCGCGTGATACCCAGCACGCAGGCCAGCTACAGCGCGGCCTGAAGAATCGCCACATCCAGCTGATCGCGCTCGGCGGCGCCATCGGCACCGGCCTGTTCCTCGGCTCGGCCGGGGTGCTCAAGTCGGCCGGCCCGTCCATGCTGCTCGGCTATGCCATCGCCGGGCTGATCGCCTTCCTGATCATGCGCCAGCTCGGCGAGATGATCGTCGAGGAGCCGGTGGCCGGCTCCTTCAGCCACTTCGCGCACAAGTACTGGGGCGGCTTCGCCGGCTTCCTCTCCGGCTGGAACTGCTGGGTGCTGTACATCCTGGTCGGCATGTCGGAGCTCACCGCGGTCGGCAAGTACATCCACTACTGGTGGCCGGACGTGCCCACCTGGGTCAGCGCGGCGCTGTTCTTCGTGCTGGTCAATGCCATCAACCTGTTCAACGTGAAGGCCTTCGGCGAGGCGGAATTCTGGTTCGCCATCATCAAGGTCGTCGCCATCGTCGGCATGATCGCCCTCGGCAGCTGGCTGCTGGTCAGCGGCCACGGCGGCGAGCAGGCCACGGTGAGCAACCTGTGGAGCCACGGCGGCTTCTTCCCCAACGGCATTTCCGGCCTGGTGATGGCCATGGCGATCATCATGTTCTCCTTCGGCGGCCTGGAAATGCTCGGCTTCACCGCTGCCGAGGCCGACCAGCCGAAGACGGTGATCCCCAAGGCGATCAACCAGGTGATCTGGCGCATCCTGATCTTCTACGTCGGCGCCCTCGGCGTGCTGCTCTCGCTGACCCCGTGGGACACCCTGCTGCAGACCCTCAGCAGTGCCGGCGATCCCTACAGCAGCAGCCCCTTCGTGCAGATCTTCTCGCTGCTGGGCAGCGGCACCGCGGCGCACATCCTCAACTTCGTGGTGCTGACCGCGGCGCTGTCGGTCTACAACAGCGGCACCTACTGCAACGGCCGCATGCTGGTCGGCCTGGCCGAGCAGGGCGATGCGCCGTGCAGCCTGGCGCGGGTCGATGGACGTGGCGTGCCGGTGCGGGCGCTGCTGGTGTCGGCGGCGGTGACCTTCCTCGCCGTGCTGGTGAACTACCTGATGCCGGCACGCGCCCTGGAACTGCTGATGTCCCTGGTGGTGGCGGCGCTGGTGATCAACTGGGCGATGATCAGCCTGGCGCACCTGAAGTTCCGCGCGCACATGCAGCGCCGGGGCGTGCAGACCCTCTTCCGCGCCCTCTGGTATCCGTTCGGCAACTGGCTGTGCCTGGCCTTCGTCGCCTTCATCCTGGTGGTGATGCTGCTCACCCCGGGCATCCAGGTGTCGGTGTACGCGATTCCGGTCTGGCTGCTGGTGATGTTCGCCTGCTATCGCCTGAAGCGTTCGCCGGCTGCTCGCCCGAGCATGGCCCTGGCCGAGTGA
- a CDS encoding SDR family oxidoreductase yields MSKPLIIVTGASSGIGEATARLFAAQGHPLLLLARRIDRLEALKLPNALCRAVDVTDRATLLAAVKEAEERFGPADALVNNAGVMLLGNMAEQDPAEWERMLDVNVKGLLNGVHAVLQGMIARRQGTVINVSSVAGRKTFPNHVAYVGTKFAVHAISENLREEVAPHNVRVVTIAPGAVETELLGHTTDEAIKAGYQAWKQDMGGQVLSAEDVAGAIGFAYNQPQGVCIREIVLAATRQQA; encoded by the coding sequence ATGAGCAAGCCCCTGATCATCGTCACCGGCGCCAGTTCCGGTATCGGCGAAGCCACCGCCCGCCTGTTCGCCGCACAGGGCCATCCACTGCTGCTGCTCGCGCGGCGCATCGATCGCCTGGAAGCCCTGAAGTTGCCGAACGCGCTGTGCCGCGCCGTCGACGTCACCGACCGTGCAACTCTGCTGGCCGCAGTAAAGGAAGCCGAGGAACGCTTCGGCCCGGCCGACGCCCTGGTGAACAACGCCGGCGTGATGCTGCTGGGGAACATGGCCGAGCAGGACCCAGCCGAGTGGGAGCGCATGCTCGACGTCAACGTGAAGGGCCTGCTCAACGGCGTGCATGCAGTGCTGCAGGGAATGATCGCGCGGCGCCAGGGCACGGTTATCAACGTCAGCTCGGTGGCCGGGCGCAAGACCTTCCCCAACCACGTCGCCTACGTCGGCACCAAGTTCGCCGTGCACGCGATTTCCGAGAACCTGCGCGAGGAAGTGGCGCCGCACAACGTGCGGGTCGTGACCATCGCCCCCGGCGCGGTGGAGACCGAATTGCTCGGCCACACCACCGACGAAGCCATCAAGGCCGGCTACCAGGCCTGGAAGCAGGACATGGGCGGCCAGGTGCTCAGCGCCGAGGACGTCGCCGGGGCCATCGGCTTCGCCTACAACCAGCCCCAGGGCGTGTGCATCCGCGAGATCGTCCTCGCCGCCACTCGCCAGCAGGCTTAA